From Diadema setosum chromosome 5, eeDiaSeto1, whole genome shotgun sequence, the proteins below share one genomic window:
- the LOC140229042 gene encoding small ribosomal subunit protein mS35-like, with protein MAASCLFIRNVRISSSTSWVISSRYQSSTANKSKEHYGSLVSTSLPDVDSEIEKVSPHSVRGKAMRAMEQRLKRFSPLPAPRESKMEEDQDWTAVYPTAASFKWSAVPLPIRMGYPVGRGIPPHKFGNLELIKIPNFLHLTPPAIKKHCAALKDLCTEWPKGLETDADCERHFPLETESSDYVFASPSLRHPKSREVTIRLKLSELSFDKHARWKFIQLIGDKYNKETDMVTISADRCPLRKQNYDYCIYLLSVLYHEAWITEPWESEITDEDMEEYVWDISPSKQAIISTLTRIRNKDNTVAEVDKETERQILDSADVQTYKDCVSDIRNAGESVESLERYKDAVLKLVHGKAPSGES; from the exons ATGGCGGCGTCCTGTCTTTTTATTCGAAATGTTCGTATTTCGTCCTCTACATCGTGGGTCATATCTTCAAGATATCAGTCAAGTACAGCAAATAAGTCAAAAGAACATTATGGTTCGTTAGTTTCAACATCATTGCCTGATGTCGACTCTGAAATTGAAA AGGTCTCACCTCACTCCGTGAGGGGCAAAGCAATGAGGGCAATGGAGCAAAGACTGAAGCGATTTTCACCT CTGCCAGCGCCAAGAGAATCTAAGATGGAGGAGGACCAGGACTGGACTGCAGTCTACCCAACAGCAGCGAGCTTCAAATGGTCTGCTGTTCCTCTGCCTATTAGGATGGGTTACCCAGTGGGCAGGGGCATTCCACCACACAAGTTTGGCAACTTGGAACTCATTAAG ATTCCAAACTTTCTGCATCTCACACCACCTGCCATCAAGAAACATTGTGCTGCCCTGAAAG ATTTATGTACTGAGTGGCCAAAGGGACTTGAGACTGATGCAGACTGTGAAAGGCATTTCCCTTTGGAGACTGAGTCATCAGACTATGTATTTGCAAGCCCCTCCCTTAGACATCCAAAGTCAAGGGAGGTCACCATTAGG CTGAAACTCAGTGAGCTGTCTTTTGACAAGCACGCTAGGTGGAAATTCATCCAGCTCATAGGGGACAAGTACAACAAGGAGACTGACATGGTTACCATCTCGGCAGACAG GTGTCCACTCAGAAAGCAGAATTATGACTACTGCATCTACCTCCTTAGTGTGCTGTATCACGAAGCATGG ATCACTGAACCGTGGGAGTCTGAGATCACGGATGAGGACATGGAGGAGTACGTGTGGGACATCAGTCCTTCCAAGCAGGCCATCATCAGCACATTGACAAGGATCAGAAATAAA GATAACACTGTGGCTGAAGTGGACAAAGAAACAGAGCGTCAGATTTTGGACAGTGCGGATGTCCAGACTTACAAGGACTGTGTTTCAGACATTAGGAATGCTGGGGAGTCAGTGGAATCACTGGAGAGGTACAAGGATGCAGTGCTCAAACTGGTTCATGGAAAAGCGCCCTCTGGAGAGAGCTGA